One stretch of Rhinolophus ferrumequinum isolate MPI-CBG mRhiFer1 chromosome 3, mRhiFer1_v1.p, whole genome shotgun sequence DNA includes these proteins:
- the TRIM26 gene encoding LOW QUALITY PROTEIN: tripartite motif-containing protein 26 (The sequence of the model RefSeq protein was modified relative to this genomic sequence to represent the inferred CDS: inserted 1 base in 1 codon), whose translation MATSAPLRSLEEEVTCAICLDYLRDPVTIDCGHVFCRSCTTDVRPVSGGCPVCPLCKKPFKKENIRPVWQLASLVENIERLKGGDKGRQPGEVAREQPAVKLCERHQEKLHYYCEDDGKLLCVMCRESREHRLHKAVLLEKAVQPHREKILNHLSTLRRDRDKIQGCQAKGEADVLAVLRKLQDQRQCILAEFEQGHQFLREREQHLLDQLARLEQELTEGREKYKTRGVGELARLALVISELEGKAQQPAAELMQDSRDFLNRYPRKKFWIGKPIAQVVXKRTGEFSDKLLSLQRGLREFQGKLLRDLEYKTVSVTLDPQSASRYLQLSEDRKCVTYSSLYQSAYLYPQQFDCEPGVLGSKGFTWGKVYWEVEVQREGWAEDEEEGDEEEEGEEEEEEEAGYGDGYVDGYDDWETDEDEESLGDEEEEEGEEEEEVLESCMVGVARDSVKRKGELPLRPEDGVWALRLSSTGVWANTEPEAELFPALRPRRVGIALDYEGGTVTFTNAESQEVIYTFTATFTRRLVPFLWLKWPGTRLLLRP comes from the exons ATGGCCACGTCAGCACCACTGCGgagcctggaggaggaggtgacCTGCGCCATCTGCCTCGATTACCTGCGGGACCCAGTGACCATTGACTGTGGCCACGTGTTCTGCCGCAGCTGTACCACCGACGTCCGCCCTGTCTCAGGGGGCTGCCCCGTCTGCCCCCTCTgcaaaaagccttttaaaaaggAGAACATCCGGCCCGTGTGGCAGCTGGCCAGCCTAGTGGAGAACATCGAGCGGCTGAAGGGCGGGGACAAGGGCAGGCAGCCGGGAGAAGTGGCCCGGGAGCAGCCGGCTGTGAAACTGTGCGAGCGGCACCAGGAGAAGCTGCACTATTACTGTGAGGACGACGGGAAGCTGCTGTGTGTCATGTGCCGGGAGTCCCGGGAGCACAGGCTCCACAAGGCGGTCCTGCTGGAGAAGGCAGTCCAGCCCCACAGG GAAAAAATTTTGAACCACCTGAGTACTctaaggagagacagagacaaaattCAGGGCTGTCAGGCGAAGGGAGAAGCTGATGTCCTGGCTGTGCTG aggAAGCTCCAGGACCAGAGGCAGTGCATCCTGGCAGAGTTTGAACAGGGCCACCAGTTCCTGAGGGAGCGGGAGCAGCACCTGCTGGACCAGCTGGCGAGGCTGGAGCAGGAGCTCACGGAAGGCAGGGAGAAGTACAAGACCAGGGGCGTTGGGGAGCTTGCCCGGCTGGCGCTGGTCATCTCTGAGCTGGAGGGCAAGGCCCAGCAGCCGGCTGCAGAGCTCATGCAG GACTCTAGAGACTTCTTAAACAG GTATCCGCGGAAGAAGTTCTGGATTGGGAAACCCATTGCTCAAGTGG AAAAAAGGACAGGAGAATTCTCAGATAAACTGCTGTCTCTGCAGCGAGGCCTGCGAGAATTCCAAG GGAAGCTGCTGAGAGACTTGGAATATAAGACGG TGAGTGTCACCCTGGACCCGCAGTCGGCCAGCAGGTACCTGCAGCTGTCAGAGGACCGGAAGTGCGTGACATACAGCAGCCTGTACCAGAGCGCGTACCTGTACCCCCAGCAGTTTGACTGTGAGCCGGGGGTGCTGGGCAGTAAGGGCTTCACCTGGGGCAAGGTGTACTGGGAGGTGGAGGTGCAGAGGGAGGGCTGGGCCGAGGATGAAGAGGAAGGGgacgaggaggaagagggggaagaggaggaggaggaggaggccggcTATGGGGACGGCTATGTTGATGGCTACGACGACTGGGAAACGGACGAAGACGAGGAGTCGTTGggggatgaagaagaagaagagggggaggaggaggaagaagttCTGGAAAGCTGCATGGTGGGGGTGGCCAGAGACTCTGTGAAGCGGAAGGGAGAGCTCCCGCTGCGGCCGGAGGACGGCGTGTGGGCGCTGCGCCTGTCGTCCACCGGCGTCTGGGCCAACACCGAGCCCGAGGCCGAGCTCTTCCCGGCGCTGCGGCCCCGGAGGGTGGGCATCGCCCTGGACTACGAAGGGGGCACCGTGACTTTCACCAACGCGGAGTCGCAAGAAGTCATCTACACCTTCACTGCCACCTTCACCCGACGCCTGGTCCCCTTCTTGTGGCTCAAGTGGCCGGGAACACGGCTCCTGCTGAGACCCTGA